The Asticcacaulis sp. MM231 genomic interval CGCGTGCGCGCCTATGCGATCAGCATCGGGGGGCAGAGCGGCCATCCCCAGTCCGCTCATTTCTCAGACCAGGTGGATCGGTATGTGGCGGGGAATCTGCGTCCGATCTATTTTTATGCTGATGACCTCAAAGGACATGTGGAGGCGATCTACACGCCATAACCCGAGATCGTCTTCGATAAAAATCGAAAATAAATATTATATAACTGTCAAGGGAGCCCGATTTGCGGAGGTGTCTATGTCGAAAAATGACGCACTAAAGCAATATAAGGAATAATATATAGTAGTATAGTGAAATATAAAAATGACAAATGCCAACTTTTCGTATCAATATATAAAGTTCAAATCAGATTTATGTTCATGTTTGGGCGAGTTGATCCTATCTTGGCACTACTTTGGATGATTTTTGTCGCATGAAAGGCCGTTATGTGAATGATGTGTGATATTTATATTTAATATTCAAAATTATAGATGGTCGAAAAAATCTGTCGGCGGAGACGATCAATCGGAGGTCTTGCCCCTTATTTATAATACATATATTGACGTTTCGGCCGCAACATAATATTTGTGGATATGGCTGATCGCGTGCGACAGGCGGAATGAAATGCGAGTTTTTTATGCAGATATTTGAGCAAAATCCTGTGGCGAGGGAAGCGGACTTGGAGCGACGGGAAACCGGTCAGAGGTCCAAGATTATCCGAATTGAGACCTTCCCGGTTCCGCCGCGTTGGATGTTTGTACGTGTGGAAACCGATGACGGTCTCGTCGGGTGGGGGGAGGCCAGTCTTGAGGGGCACACTGAGGCCGTCGTCGGCGCCTACGCGGCTCTAAGGGATCGTTTCCTTGGCTTCGAGGCCGACCGTATTGAGGACGTATGGCAGACGGCTTATCGGCTCGGCTTCTATCGCGGCGGGCCTGTGTTGATGTCGGCGCTGTCTGGGCTGGATCAGGCGCTTTGGGATATAAAAGGCAAGCGATTGGGCGTGCCTGTGCATCAGCTTCTGGGCGGGCAGGTGCGGGACAGGGTCGCGGTCTATGCCTGGGTGGGCGGTGACCGCCCGTCGGACGTGCTTGACGCGGCGCGGGTGCGCCTGCAGCAGGGCTTTAAATCGGTCAAGATGAACGCTACGGAGGATGCCGCCTGGCTTGACAGTCCACGCTCCCTGGACGGCGTCGTCCAACGGCTCTCGGACGTCCAGTCGCTGGGCTTGGACGCAGGGCTGGATTTCCACGGTCGCCTGCACAAGCCTATGGCTAAACAACTGGCCATGCTTCTGGAGCCATTGCGGCCGCTCTTTATCGAGGAGCCGCTTTTGAGCGAGCACCCTGAGGCGATCAAGCAGCTGTCGCTTCTGACGCGCATTCCGATCGCCATGGGCGAGCGGCTCTATTCGCGCTGGGATATCAAGCCCTTTCTCGAGGTCGCGTGCATCGACATTCTCCAACCCGACCTTAGTCATGCAGGCGGTATCTCCGAGGTCAGGCGCATGGCTGCCATGGCCGAGGCCTACGATGTCGCCCTTGCGCCTCACTGTCCGCTCGGACCGATTGCCTTGGCGTCTTGCATGCAAATTGGCCTTGCGACGCCAAACTTTGCTATTCAGGAAATGTCACTCGGTATCCACTACAATACGGATGACCATGATCTTTTGGCCTATGTGAAAAATCCGGAGATATTTGATGTCAAGGACGGTATGGTCGAGGCATTTTTCGGCTCAGGGCTTGGCGTTGTTGTTGATGAAGAGAAGGTCCGTGAACTCAGCCGTGACTGTCCGCCCTGGCGTAATCCTGCCTGGCGTGGGGCCGATGGCTATGTGCGGGAATGGTGAAAAGCATGCGGTTTTCAGATAAGACAGCCCTCGTGACGGGCGCTCTCGGTGGCATTGGATTGGCGTGTGCGCGGCGCTTGGCCGCTGAGGGGGCCAGCCTGGTGCTGGTTGATCGGTTAGCGGAGCCTTCCGCCGATGTGGTGACGGAGCTGCTTGGCCTTGGCGCCCCCAAAGTCATTTTCACACGCTGTGACGTCGCCTCCGAAGGTGATGTGGTGGCAGCGTGTCAATGCGCCATGGATGAGACCGGTCAGCTCGACGTTGTGATCAACGTCGCCGGGATGATGATCTACAAGCCGCTCGTGGAGCTTACAGCCGCAGACTGGCACCAATTGTTGGGTGTGAATCTGGTGGGGGCTGCCTTGTTCACGCGTGAGGCGTTTCGTCACATGACGCCCGGTGGCGCCATTGTGAACGTATCCAGTATACATGCCTTCCAGACCTCGCCCCTGGTCGCACCCTATGCGGCCGCTAAAGCGGCGCTTGCCTCCCTGACACGATCGAGCGCCATTGAAGGCGCGGCGCTCGGAATCCGCGCCAACGCTGTGCTGCCAGGCGCCATTGACACGCCGATGCTGTGGGCCAGCCCGAACCTCCAGTCCGGGGCTGAAGTGCTGGAAAAGGGTGATATCGGATACCCGCACGATATCGCGCATGCCGCCGCGTTTCTGGCCAGCGACGAAGCCGCCTTTATCACGGGCGCAAGCCTGAACGTGGACGGTGGCCGACTGGCGAAGCTATGAGCCGCGGCAAGGTCTTCGGCTGTCTGGCCGATGGCGTAAAGGTCCACAGCATGACCCTGGCCAAGAGGGGAGGCCTGAGTGTGGAGGTCATGACCTACGGGGCGACCCTACGCAGCCTCAAGGCGCCATCGGCCGAGGGGCTTGTCGAGACCATAGTTGGCTTTGAGCGTTTGTCTGACTACGAAGCCGATAAGACCTACCAGGCCTGTATCGTCGGGCGTACGGTCAATCGCCTCAGACAGGCAAGCTTCCGCTGCGATGATGCGGTGTGGCAGGTGACGCGAAATGAAGGTCCGAACCACCTTCATGGTGGCGCAAAGGGCCTGAGCCGGCGTGTCTGGCGGGCGGACGCGAGGCCTTCAGATGAGGCCCCGCTGGTTTTGCGCTACGTTTCACCGGCCGGCGAGGAGGGGTATCCCGGTGTCCTGGCGGTCGAGGTAACCTTGTCGCTGCCCGAGGCGATGATGCTGCAAATCGATTACAAGGCCGAGGTCGATGCGCCGTGCCCCGTCGACCTGACGCATCATCTCTATTTCAACCTGGACCAGACGCCCGGCGGGGATCTCTTGGATCATAGTCTGGGTATAAGAGGGGACGAAATTCTGCAGGTTGACGAGGCTTGTCTGGCGACGGGACTACGGTTGCCGGTGACCGACACGCTCTTCGATCTTCATCAACCCCAACCCCTATCGGCGATACTGTCCCGGAAACATCCGCAATTGACGCAGATTGGCCTCAATCAGAGCTGGGTCCTCGGGGCTGACACGGGGCTGGACACCGCGCCCGCCGCCACATTGTATGCGCCCAGATCCGGGCTCGAAATGGCGCTCTATACCGACCAGCCCTGCCTGCAGGCCTATGCCGGCTTGTCACGCGCCGTTGCAGCATGGGGTG includes:
- the dgoD gene encoding galactonate dehydratase; its protein translation is MFVRVETDDGLVGWGEASLEGHTEAVVGAYAALRDRFLGFEADRIEDVWQTAYRLGFYRGGPVLMSALSGLDQALWDIKGKRLGVPVHQLLGGQVRDRVAVYAWVGGDRPSDVLDAARVRLQQGFKSVKMNATEDAAWLDSPRSLDGVVQRLSDVQSLGLDAGLDFHGRLHKPMAKQLAMLLEPLRPLFIEEPLLSEHPEAIKQLSLLTRIPIAMGERLYSRWDIKPFLEVACIDILQPDLSHAGGISEVRRMAAMAEAYDVALAPHCPLGPIALASCMQIGLATPNFAIQEMSLGIHYNTDDHDLLAYVKNPEIFDVKDGMVEAFFGSGLGVVVDEEKVRELSRDCPPWRNPAWRGADGYVREW
- a CDS encoding SDR family oxidoreductase, with amino-acid sequence MRFSDKTALVTGALGGIGLACARRLAAEGASLVLVDRLAEPSADVVTELLGLGAPKVIFTRCDVASEGDVVAACQCAMDETGQLDVVINVAGMMIYKPLVELTAADWHQLLGVNLVGAALFTREAFRHMTPGGAIVNVSSIHAFQTSPLVAPYAAAKAALASLTRSSAIEGAALGIRANAVLPGAIDTPMLWASPNLQSGAEVLEKGDIGYPHDIAHAAAFLASDEAAFITGASLNVDGGRLAKL
- a CDS encoding aldose epimerase family protein — translated: MSRGKVFGCLADGVKVHSMTLAKRGGLSVEVMTYGATLRSLKAPSAEGLVETIVGFERLSDYEADKTYQACIVGRTVNRLRQASFRCDDAVWQVTRNEGPNHLHGGAKGLSRRVWRADARPSDEAPLVLRYVSPAGEEGYPGVLAVEVTLSLPEAMMLQIDYKAEVDAPCPVDLTHHLYFNLDQTPGGDLLDHSLGIRGDEILQVDEACLATGLRLPVTDTLFDLHQPQPLSAILSRKHPQLTQIGLNQSWVLGADTGLDTAPAATLYAPRSGLEMALYTDQPCLQAYAGLSRAVAAWGAVALEPQGFIDAVSQPAFPSPWLKPGQVYRRTSRYRFQNLGEV